The Phaseolus vulgaris cultivar G19833 chromosome 5, P. vulgaris v2.0, whole genome shotgun sequence genomic interval CAATTAGTACCATTTGCAGTAGAgacaatattttaataaaattgcaTGTATGCCACAATGTGATTACCCAATCCTCAAAAAAGGGATATCTCGAAGAATATTGGATAGGGATAGGATGAACTTAGAATCAGATAAAGTTTTTAGTAGGGAACAGGGAGAATAAACAATCATAAAAAGTAAAAACACATAAAAGTATGCGAGTGATCTGTCATTGACCTTAATTAATCCATATGACTTCCACTCAGATTAAGGGAGAGTATTGCAATATGTAATAACTGCATTTACTCACCATAGTCACTGtgtgaaaatattttcaaacaaGACTTGCTAGACAGATGCCAAAGCCGCACAGTTTTGTCCATTGAAGATGAGAGCAAGTGCTGAGCAAAATTGGGGGGAAAAAGTATTAAAAGGATGATCACATGCATTTTAACTCATTTGTAGAATAGATTGCACAGCTTTTTCacaaatattgaaattttaaagatttatcAACAGACATTAATAATAAAGAtctctaaataaataaatataagatatCTCCAATGGAAGATTTTCAAAGACAACATTTTGGCCTGCAATAAATATCAATCATTACAATTCATCCATAAAATTTCAATCACTCCAAAAGGTGCTCATCCTATTCCCACATTATTGTGACTCTATCCATAAGGAATAACTCAAACAAGGATACTGAGGTTTATGATGTGTTTTGGTATGCTTCCACTCCCGTAGATAATAATGGGAAGTACAGGAAATGaaaaaatcaagtaaaaaatttaaaaagttaaagatGGTTTCATTAAACAATATAAATTGCAACCAGTTTCTAATATTGTCTATTTCTCTATTTTTGGGTTTGAACCATTTCTCTATTATTGGGTTTGAACTAGTTCAACAACAAATATTATTGGGCACATgtagaaaaattatttataaattctgAACAAAATATAAGGAAAGGGGGAGATAAATACAGATTTCTTATTAGGAAAAAGAGATAGGATTACAGCAACTTAGTTTAGAAATGCTTTTGAGCAGTCTTTGCGTTTGACTTAGAAACTGATCAAATGGGAACTGgcttttaaatttaactggttagtattaacaattttaattaagaCCTCTGTACCTAATTAgtcaatatcttttttttttctttttttaaagtttagCAAACATTACTATAAACTTACATAGGAAACAATGAAAAATGACCACTAGAtaagattaaaacaaaaatcaaatctCAATGATTTATCACAATGGCATTAATGATCCAAAAGCACTCCCATGTTACAAACAAGATCCTAAGCACGTTACTGACTGGCAGATATTCTGTGTCTCTTGAGCAGTAAATTTTAGATCTCATTTGCAGATTTCATCTTAAAATCAATTGACATTAAgtgaaaacaaatatataagtCACATCCTAAGAATTGAGGCAAGCCATATAGAACTTCCCAACATTTGTTTCTTCATGGCCAATCCAAACTATCTCCACATGTACTGTTTCACTATAGTTATTGCTGGAAAAATTGGATATGCCCAGAGAGATTTTACTGACAAAGTAGCTATTAATTATAATACAATATTGAACAAAAATGTCATCCTGTAGTTTTACAAGTTACCTTCCTAAATTACCGTTTATAAACTCCATTCTAAAGAATGCCAAGAATAGCAATGTAATTCCATAGGAGAAATAGATTGATTTATACCCATTAAAATCAAAACTTTATAAACCAAAACATCGAGTTGACAGGGAGGGTgtaggaaaaagaaaaagaaaagtgtcCAGAAACCTTCTCATTGGGCCAGAACTTTATCCACATGATCCAACAATACATATTACAAGACTCAACCCAAACTAAAAATAGCCTAGTAGCACATGAACTGCACATAAATACCCTTCAATGTAATAGCCAGAAAACACTAAACAAAATAATGGTAGAACCTCACTCAATAAGATAATCATTATTGCCTAAATTGTATATAAAACATAACCGATAACACAAtttaaaatccatattttttatccCTTGATGCCTTTTCCACCACTTAAAAACTGTCCTACAACCATCAATTATCTAAGAATGTCAGTCAAACCTTTCTGATATACAGATGCAGCAGAAAAATCACTCTAACAGTTCAGAAAATGCGAATTGTTCAGTTAACAGAAAAATGAATAATGTACAGAAGCATATCTAACAGAGGAGTGCAAAATAATCTTTACAGTTATACTGACACATTGAAATTGAACACTTTTCTAGAACTAAAGAACATTGGAAGCTAACCTGAGACTTAGACCATGAGAGGTCAAGCACATCATGCAGATGTCCCTTAAAGGAGCAGACGGGTTTGTCAGTGAGTGCAAACACGGTCTGCGGAACGACAAACTGGTCGAGGCTCAAGGACTTCCTACTCACACTGGACCTCCCCTTCCTCTTCCTCTCCACGTCCCTGAGCGGAGATAGCATTGCCGCAGCCGTGGGCTCCGGCGACCCATTCACCACCAAAAACATATTCACATTCCCCCCATCCTCCCCCTTCTCCCTATCCAGCAGCAGCAGCTCCCCCTTCCTCTCCCCCTCCACCACCTGCCACACATGAATCACACAATCCTCACCAGCACTCGCCAAATACTTCCCATCCAAACTGAACTTAATGCTCCAAATAGACCCACTATGCGCCTGAATCTCCTGGCTCTTGTAAAGCGCCGTCACCTCCTTGCAACTCTTCCCATACTGCTTCACTCTCACCCTCTCCGGACCGTGAAACGCCGCGTCTTGGCTGTCGTCCGTGGCGGAGCTGGACCGCCGGCCGCCCTTCTCCGACGAGGTGTCCCTCTCATCACTGCTCCGTCGATCCCTGTACCCCGCGACGGAGCTCGCCACACTCTTGATACTCTTCAACCACCCCCCTCCTTTCTTCTTCACCTTGGAGCCACTCGCATTGGAATCGACACAAGCCTCTTCAACATTCTGCCTCCGCATTAGCTCCTGAACGATGGGGGAGTGCCCCACCGTCATCTCGAACTCCTCCATCGTCAAGTGCCGACCGGTGGCAACCTCCCGCAGATTCTCCCAATCGTTCACCACGAACTCCTTCCCGTTGTCGAGATCGCGTATAGTGCAGAGCTCTTCGGTCGGAGGCTTGGGGTTTGGAGGCCTATGATTGGCGGCGGTGGAGGAGGAGGTGGCGGCGGCGGCAGTTGTCTTGTCGGATTTGGATCGGATTGGGGAGAGGCGATCGCGTGGGACAGGGTGAGGGTTTTGGCGCGTGAGGGAGGAGAGGCCGAGTGATAGAAGCAGGCGCGTGCGGCGCTCGGAGACAGAGGAGGGTTGGGAGATCCATATGTCGTAGTTGTTGGTTAGGGGGAAATTGGGAAGTGTGTCGTTTGGATGGTGTTGGGCGTCGTTCTCGGTTTCGTCGTTGTCGGAGTTGGAGTTGGAGCATGAGCAGGAGGATGAGAGAGAGAGTAAACGGTCGTGTGAGTCGTAGAAACAGTCTTGGTCTTGGTGGTCTTGTTCTTCTTCGTCTTCCTCTTCTCCCAGGGCTTTGCTCATGGTTCGTAGCAACGATGAGGGTTCAGAAGATTGGGATTGGGATTGGGATTGGGCATTCCCATTGGCAATGAAAATGCCCAATCGATCCGATGAGTGAGAGCGATTAGATCCGAAGCGAATGAGATGCAATAGAGAAGAAGCACATAATAAGAGTAATGTGAGAGAGAAAGCAGAAAGCAGAAATTAGTTTTGGGTTCTACAGAGCCTACGCTATTGCTATTGCTATCTCTATGCTATGCTCTGCTAGCACACAACGCAGGCACCatcaattttctttttccttttttctttttcgaCTCTTTCATCATATAATCAATGCATctacctctctctctctctctctccctcgcCGTTTTGTTTTCGCTTGCTTTGTCTGTGTTTTGTGCGCCCTTTTCTCTCTTTGGACTTCCAACTACTAACAAATAACAATTTCCATTCGGTCAGGGACTCCTCACTGCCTAACGttatttcttctttctttcctaACTACTTTTAACAAATAACAAAACCCAAACCCTTTTTAAactctttttttaatataaaacaaatttaatcaattatttctCATTTTAACTCATTATATCATGCGCGTTACGTCATTCTCATATTATCGTTTACCACTTTAAAACAACGTCAAAACTTTACATTTTACGAActacaaaatatttatacaatATTCAAATACTTATGACgtcataataatatatatatatatatatattacccATGCTCCTTTAATTACCTTGTCTATTTATACACTGAAATCTAACGAGACGTGCAAAATTAGTATTAATCTTTCAATGATCAAGAACCCAGACCACGTCTTCACCTGGCTGTTATGACTTTTTTGTCAAAAATAAAGGGTGCTTTTGACTTTAAATTTTCCTACtacttcttttttattaaattgatgtCAGGAATAAATCGACTGTGCCTcgttttatatattaattaaaagaaaataattatataaagcATATTAGGTTTATTTTAGCCATTTGTCTACCACATTATAATAGTAGAATAGATCATGATATCATTGCAATTTGTCAGCACTTTCATTTTAAAATGAGGTAaattgttttccttttctttcaaaaatataaaatgttttattttattttattttcttaaaacgATTCATAATTCAATCTGTAGCTTCTAATGTATGTTATGAAGGCAAAAAGACAAAAAAGCCCTCTCTCTATAATTTTGTCATGAACATGTTCCATGCCTGGAGCTGATTCCCACCAACAATCCCATTTGCATCGTTGTTAGCTAAATATTAATTTCAATGTCAGATTTTCTTCTCATCTATACAcacaataattttgaaaaaaaaaaatatatataatttatgccatttaaaatatttaaagaaaataaaatgaaaaaggtACACGCATGACAGAGATTTATTTGAATGATCTTGCATTGGTGTGGcatgaatattattatatagTATATAGTTAGGCACATAAGCATGATTTTCCACGATTAAGTTGAAAGTAACAAGGGTGTAGAAAATAGATCTCCAGCAACAAAAGTTTTGATGTTCCTCAAATTGTCCCTTCAACAGTTTGTGTTCCTCAAAGTGTGTTGCATTTTAGTGAGGCACTATAATTGTGTCTTGGATTAGCACTCAACAACacctttgttttatttttgagATTTCAAAGCTAGCATCACAAGAGAGGAATTTTAGGAACATTTGATTATACTAACTGGGGACAAATTGAAAAGGTAAAGGTGTGTCATTATGTCATAAACACTGTAACTTTGAAAAGTGGTGACTTACAAGGCTCACCTGAATCATGCATAGGTAGGGATCACTAAACCTCTTTTCTATCATTAAGGATGATGTATTATTATAttctttgttttaataaattaatcttctatcttttacttttttttaacttttgattATTGTTATTCTTATGTTAGTAAGATTATATTTCAAACCCTTCTTTTCTTTATCTTCTAACAATAATTCTAATTCTAATTAATTAGTGATACagaaaattatatatcaaacattcatattttatattatataagtggtacaaatttcactttttaatataatattaaaagttaaagtttattttaacaagaatttaataaatttattaaaattaagttaCTTATTATTGAATCGTTAtctattattcataatatatatattaagttaaacttaaaatttacttcttaaatgattttaaaaaattccaaaattattttcttggtCATATGGATATGGAGGAGAAATatacattattaaaataaatggtACTCATCTTTCAATTATTATAcccaaacaataaataaatgggTATGTTAATTAGCTTCATACTTATGTTAATTAGTTTCCTCgcatagaattttattttttttaaatgatgacAGCTGCACGAGAACATTGAGAATTATTGGAACCATTATAGAATTTTAAACTGGTTTTATTCAATGAGTTGAAAGATTACAGGTGAGgaatttttaagaaataaaaccTTGTATGTGTAAGCTATATTATTAACTTATTGAAAATCTTGTAGTTTTCTGTAATTTCATTAAGAAAAACTTTGGAATAAATTAATGAGACTCTTCTTGCATtaacatcaaaataaaataaaatataataataactatATATTAATTAAGGATTCCTAAATATGAACTTTAGTAAAGCATTTCATATGTGGGAATTATGATAAACGAATATCGTTGacaaaaaatatgagaaaatattatttactgGGACTAAGTAAATTCACATATACTATAAAAGAAGATTgtaattccatttttttatgtaataatatattttaattttgataaatttatttgCTAATTAATTAGAgaacatttaaaatattgtttttaaattatgttttattaaagttaataattttcaattatgtatcaatttatgaaaaatataaatataaaaaaatggctAATTTCAGTGTATTAATTTCaattgaatttataaatataaattttgtatactCATCGTCAGCATGACCATTAATTACATGGCATTCTCTGGCTGATTTATAATCCATTTTCTTCAACAAAAGTTTCTCTTGTTTCTTTCAGTTTTTGGTACACAATGATTGTAGCtgtaatttcaattttttttattattaattattccaTTTCAAAAGAATTTAATATAAACTTAACCTAAACTGTATATAACAAGTTTTCAagaactaaatatatatatagtttgttACATTTAAACTCAAAATTATATGTTTACAGATAAAAATGTTAATTCATTCTACATTAAAGCCTTTTTGAACCTTTAAAATTACCTCTTATTAACCCATTCTTGGCACACATGAAAGCACATCCACAAATAATAaagttgattttttatttatttactaagTACAACACTATTTACTCTAACATGATGAACAAATAAGCTCTTTCTCTATATATAGTAATTAACATAACAAGAGTATCTGAATCTAGACATATTCCATAGGGTACAACATTATAGCAAGCACACTTTTAATTATGATACTTAAATGTTATAACATCaatctattattattgttgttgtttttatagcTAATTAATAAAGTGATGCGTTTCATAGAAACTAATTAAGTGGTATTAATGGTCAATTATATCGCTTACAAGTTAATTTGTCTGTAAGTGAAGAGTTGGGGTGGTACAAaaattgataataatattaattaattaattaattactttacaGATCATGATAACATGGAAACATATAATGAGCAATCAAGGCGTAACAAGTGCAAAATAGTTCTACACATGGGAAATATTCTTGGGGTCGGAACTCACTTCACATTTattctcttcttccttctcttcctttttcttttttgcttcCTCACACTTCTAtgctctcttcttcttcttcttttctcccCATAGGAATGGTTCTTTTGTTTCTTGTAAGTTTGCAATTCAATCATAAAAAAGAATCTTCCTTTGTTCGCaacactgaaaaaaaaaacacagaatCAAGAACACAATTAAATACCCAAAGGATGTTCATGTGAAAAAATGCATATGTTATTTCAAAGTAAATATAAGATgtaaataatttgaattattcaatttatatatttatatatagatGGAAATGTACAAGAGTTGGTTAACTTCACGTAATCCTTAAATTCAACGTAATAACAGTAAATTACAACTCAAGAACAGATGGAAGCATGTTGAAGAGAGAGAAAAGCATGtcttgttttttatttgtttcctCCATGCATATGAAAGTGGTGTCCCAAAAGCACTTTGTCCTATGGTAAATGGTTTGAAGGGAAAAAGAAAGGTATAGAATATTATCATATATCCTATGAGAGATTATAAGTCTATTGCATTTTCTTTCTGTCGATCAAGAGAGAATGAAGAGATAGACAATGAAAATAATgatatttacaatttaatatatatgtatatgtatagaTTGGTGAATTGTATAATATagtaactattttaaaatagaataaagagagataaaaaaaatgttattataaaaatgtaGTATAGAAATGTTAAACTAGGTGCAACATTCCTTGCATGTGTGAGGCAATGATTGAGTTCAGGTTGTAGGTTGTGGTCAAAGTAAAGCTTGCAAAGCTCACACGCTATGTATATTTGTATGATTTAGTTTTACCTATCTCTATTTGCCCTTTTTCAGCAGGCGAAAGAAGAAGATAGCTTCCTTTTTTAACTAAAGTAAACATTAAGTGCAACTTTAGTGAAATCCACAGATTATTAGCAGCTGGAAATAAGGCTTTGTGTTTGGTATAGGAAACCTTAGCTTTTACCTCTTTTTCTACTTCTTTTGCTTTTTTACCCCGTAATTTTTTGTTCCCTGATTTTATTagcagtttaaaaaaaaaattaactttcaaTATACATCATATATGTGGAAGTTAAAAGTAGGGGTGGGTCAAACCTTATCTAAATTAAACATAGAAGTTACCCGTCAGGAACAAGTTTTAACTAACATAAACATAGAAGTTAGCTAAAATCAACTCTTATTTAAGTGAATCTAAGTGAATCGTAAAAACTAATAGCAAGGGTCAAATCCTAGTTAAGTTATTCATTCAATTATAAACCAATTTCCAGCTCCACAAATCATTCATGAATCCTCCTATGAAGTCAGTTATCAATCCAAAATTGGATAACTCTAAGACAAACTCAACAATTAACAACCAACTTAAACACAATCAAGAAGCAACTTAAACGAAAATAAAATCCAACAAATGAaaccaaaatgaaaaaaaaaatattttgataaaggAAGGGTTAAGCTTCAAACCTCCTCACTACCTCATTATTCCAAGCTTGGATTCCACCAATACAAAGGGAGCTAACTCTTCCAAGTCCTCCTTTACCATCACGAGAAGCGAAATATGGAGACCAACCAATGAATGATAACAACAACGAATCCAGCCATCAGACACAGTGATATGTGTGTTGAACCAAGTaggttcaagctttgaagaatccaaaccctttgaaggatgatgaaaggctggatgtgcttgttgttgctgtgctgtcTTTTttataggatctggggtagatttaatatgtaatcctctcttgattgaatccaaagcatagacattctcaatctttttaaaaaggaaagtgtttttcaaactaagtgaaaaacaacctgttgttttgtcgaaacaaccgattgttttatacttaggtgtttttagaaaaggttgaaaattgttttaatggttgatttgctgtcaaaaccaaaacaaccgattgattcgtggaaacaaccgattgtttgttttggtaccataacaaaaaactggtttgtgctttgactgagcattaaatgattttctaactgtttacgctccagtttttaatgctttgactaatctttaaatgcaatttatagtttgttgagattatgcaacaaacaactttgttttaaatacagtaaaacagatttgagttttacacaagtttttgagattttgaaaagttgagattgcttagagattgagtttgatcaaagagaGTGAGCTAGGATTttttgcttgtattgatttcagattcgttctgtaacaagtgtaatcctttgtatcttTTGAAAAGAACCTTGTGtggttgctgagaagtgttgtgtgttcttgaggggatcaaaatcagcattcttagtgttgtggtgttgaccaagagaagtgtgtgtcttgagaggaccaaggtcacttctttggttgtgttgtaaatgatctagggttgattgcttagtggatttcctcagtggtttttgagaagactggatgtagctctgggtttagagtgaaccagtataaacctctgtgtgcattctctctatccttaatctctttaaattcagttttgatatttgcaaactggtataaacaatcgattgtttctgcgaaacaaccgattgtttttctggtgatgtgcttatttgctttgtgttttgacaaactgatttccttatcaattgtttctcgaagtaatttcattcttgtcttaaaagtttgcgaaaaccctctttaaaccattcacaccccccccccccggctctagtttaaagtcatacttTCTAACAATGTGTggtaaaaaattgtattaattgCATGTTTACCTCTGCTACATCTGCTATTAATGGATCAGATTCTTCTAatcttgaaaattaaaattgccTTTAATGTTTGGTCAAATCAACATGTGAATCTGTACTTTTCTGTTTGACTGACAAAAATAGCTTTATGGTTCaaatttgatttctttttctattttgaaaacAACCCACACTAGGTCATCTTTGACCATGAACTTTGGCTATATAAAGGAATGAAACTAGCTGATGTTTTCAcgtaaaacaacttgttgttctTCTCTTTCTCCACTCTAAAATCTTTCTGCAATGTGCAAAAGCTTGCTTCTGAGTTTAGCAATGGCTGGAACTCCTCCTTCAGCTAAGAGAATGAAATCCAGGGGTGTTAAGAGCAGTGGAAAACTTGAAGGGTGGTTTTCAGGAGATGTTGATCTTATCAACAAGTATATACTTGAAACAAGTAGAAAGAGTGTGAACACACCCAAGATGGTCTCTTTCAATTGGATGAAACAACAAAAGCTGGACTCAGTGAGAAGCATCCTCAAGGAGCAAAAACTGAAGAGATTCCAAGAGCTCACTggaaacatatatccagatttggtgaaggTATTTTACACTAACCTTCATTTTAATGGTGACTCATTTGTTTcacatgtaaaaggtgtagagATGGTCATCACAAGTGATGTATGGGCTGTTATGACTGGGCTAAAATCCTCTAGGTTGAGGATCAATAGAGGAAACCTTGGAGTTGTTGAAGAGTTCAACAAAATACAGTTCTACAAAGGTTGTTTAAAGAATTCCCACTCCAAAGTGAAGAATTTTTCAGTTGGTGGattaaagcttgatgaaaggctcaTAGCCTTCATAGTATCATGGATTCTCATACCTAGAGGGAGCAATCACCCCACTCTCTCTAAAGAAGATCTCCTACTGATCTATTGTATCATGaacaaagtgaagatcaattggatccacacaataaaagagcacatgcaaaagtcCATGAGGTTATGTGATttccactatccctatgctattttgatctctaagtttgttcattattttgaagtgaatatAGAAGGGGAGCTAGCTAAAGTAATCAAGCCCTCCAGTGAGATCAATAGTGGATCCCTAAGTAAAATGAGATTTACTAAAATTGGTGGAAAATgggtaagcaaggatggtgaccaAGCTGGCCCAAGTGGAACGAATGAAGGTGATGAACCTGAGGAGGCAGCAATGCAAGATGAACTAGATGTTGAGACTCAAGAGGATGATCACAATGATACTAACATGGGAGAAAGGATGACTACAATGTCACCCTTTGAAAGATTGATGATCAATCGTATGGACACCTTTGCTGAGAATCAAAGGAACCTCTATGATATGTGTGAATCAAGGTTCAACAATATGGACACACGCTTTTCAACACTGGATGAATAGATTGAAGAAGTCTAGAGGCTTTTGGAACTACAATTGGAGAGGGAGGACAATCCTTCATTTTAGTTTACTTTTGTTTAAAGTTTCTGGTTTAAACAAGTTTTGCTATTCTGTTGCTTTTCTGCcttttgtctatttgatgagacaaatagggggagagaAGTTGGTTAGTTCTGTAATGTTCTTATTATCTGCTTTCTTTATTGCTTTGAACATTGTTGTTAtaaactgatgtgattccaatagccacatagaacaagattcttgacatttttaggaatcaccttgagctggaaaatatagaggcacttttcttagagttggatcattgttctaagacaagaactcaccaataactagtaccaaatcccaaactcatttggatgaaccaaatattgtcaaattgaatcaacaaagagattaaaactggaatgaccgaacagaattaaacaacaattcatatgaaccgaacagaattaagaatcaaaacagaacatagtgttggaaaatagaaaaaccgaaactgaaaaactcaagaacacaaagcaacatgaacaattgaagaagaagaaaggaaggagaagagaatgctcatgaagatggaaggaggatggatgatctcgccactagaagtgtggaaagctcctagatgagagtgatgccgccacttgaggactccattgatccatcaagataagactagagaagaaggctccaaaagctctccaaaggtcactcaaaatttgagtagagttttcttagattaattccaatctgaattttacaaagagagcacctctatatatagcctaaggtgctgaaaaactaagctaaaacattttaaaattccctcctaaactaTTCTAGAAATCGGCGCCTAAAACAAACCTCCTaaggcacctcctattctactcctacacctctctactaatacacccccctaaagctcctaattaaaacctacaagatgctaaaacaaaagaggtttctaatgttttcctctaagcaccttcaactaaagaaattacaaaaagagaaaataaatgtcctctagctcccaaagctttgaacatgcttcttgtaatcctttgagatggactttgacctccatgggcgtcctccatttgtgcctccacctcttcttgagcttgatgattggcctccatgtcctcttgagcttgatctccatcatactccccgagttggagagaattcgaccacgaattctggagacctacagaaaaaggagttagatcgctgacattaaaagtatgactacctaagaaagtaacaggcatatctaactcataagcattgtcattaatcctcttgaggacttggaaaggtccatcccctcgaggcattagtttggacttcctttgagtaggaaaacgatcctttctcaagtgaagccaaacccaatcgccctcatcaaacaacaatgcttttctccttttattggcaagttcaacatacttgccaaccttcttctcaattctcttcttgatgtctttatgcaaagttttcacaaaagaatccttttcatctccatctttgcacaagatatcttcaagaaggggaataggaagaagatcaaggggtgttaggggattaaacccatagaccacctcaaaaggagaatgggaggtggtagaatttactactcggttatatgcaaactcaacatggggtagtaaattctcccacactctaggattccccgaaataaagcatctcaatagttgtcccaaggttctatttaccacctcggtttgaccatcagtttgtgggtggcaagtggtagaaaataaaagcttagttccaagcttgccccacaaggtcttccaaaagtgactcaagaacttaggatctctatcggacactatagacctaggaatcccatgcaagcgaaccacttcttggaagaagaggtttgcaatgtggcatgcatcatccactttgtggcaaggaataaagtgagccatctttgaaaaacgatccactaccacaaaaa includes:
- the LOC137835296 gene encoding uncharacterized protein, translating into MSKALGEEEDEEEQDHQDQDCFYDSHDRLLSLSSSCSCSNSNSDNDETENDAQHHPNDTLPNFPLTNNYDIWISQPSSVSERRTRLLLSLGLSSLTRQNPHPVPRDRLSPIRSKSDKTTAAAATSSSTAANHRPPNPKPPTEELCTIRDLDNGKEFVVNDWENLREVATGRHLTMEEFEMTVGHSPIVQELMRRQNVEEACVDSNASGSKVKKKGGGWLKSIKSVASSVAGYRDRRSSDERDTSSEKGGRRSSSATDDSQDAAFHGPERVRVKQYGKSCKEVTALYKSQEIQAHSGSIWSIKFSLDGKYLASAGEDCVIHVWQVVEGERKGELLLLDREKGEDGGNVNMFLVVNGSPEPTAAAMLSPLRDVERKRKGRSSVSRKSLSLDQFVVPQTVFALTDKPVCSFKGHLHDVLDLSWSKSQHLLSSSMDKTVRLWHLSSKSCLKIFSHSDYVTCIQFNPVDDRYFISGSLDAKVRIWSIPDRQVVDWTDLHEMVTAACYTPDGQGALVGSYKGSCHLYNTSENKLQQKSQINLQNKKKKSHHKKITGFQFAPGSSSEVLITSADSRIRVVDGVDLIHKFKGFRNATSPISASLTTNGKYVVAASEDSHVYIWKNEADCRPNRSKGVTVTRSYEHFHCKDVSVAIPWPGMGDAWDMHDTFSGEQPELDNNADEVSSANHPPTPVEENFVTEGSRPASCYNNSPRHATIASATNSYFFDRISATWPEEKLLLAARNQSPRVSMDFSNGASQKMSAWGMVIVTAGLRGEIRTFQNFGLPLRI